A stretch of DNA from Leopardus geoffroyi isolate Oge1 chromosome B3, O.geoffroyi_Oge1_pat1.0, whole genome shotgun sequence:
GGGCCACGATTGGGAACATATTTGACTCCACAACCATCCTGGATGAGACGCTTCTTAGCCACTTTGTCTTCAAATTCATTAGCATTAAACTTGGTAAAGCCCCACTTCTTGGAGATATGGATCTTCTGGCGGCCAGGGAACTTGAACTTGGCCCTGCGTAAGGCTTCAATCACGTGTTCCTTATTCTGAAGTTTGGTGCGGATGGACATGATGACTTGACCAATATGGACTCTGGCCACTGTGCCCTGGGGCTTTCCAAAGGCACCTCGCATACCTGTCTGGAGCCTGTCAGCCCCAGCACAGGACAACATCTTGTTGATGCGGATGACATGGAAGGGATGAAGCCGCACTCGAATATGAAAGCCGTCTTTGCCACAACTCTTCACCATATACTTGTTGGCACAAATTCGAGCGGCCTCCAGGGCTTCAGAGGAGAGCTGCTCATATTCATCAGACACCATGTGACCACAGAGTGGGAACTCATCCACTTTTGCCTTCTTCCGACCCAGGTCAAAGATGCGGATCTTGGCATCAGGAACACCACGGCAGAAATGAGACTTTGGATACGGCTTGTTTTTGCAGTACCGGTAACATCGAGCTGGTCTGCGGCCCATGGCAACAGCAAGAACTCGGAGAGCCTTGAAGAGCAGGAAGCGTACGTTCTCACGCCTGCGCATGCGCCTTCGTAATATTGTCCATCTTCCCGCATGGAACCATAGAGTCGCGTTGACAGCAGGAAGACGCTCTTTCAGGACGTCCCCACCATAGATACAGCAACAGTGTACACCTTTGTGGGCACAACTTGGCACATGCGCAGAGCAGAGGGTTAGGTATATTCTCCTGTGGACTACCTGGAAATGAATTGTGTTTGCCACTTGCGCCTAGAGGCCCTTTTCTTTCCCCGCTGCCCATCTTAGGCATAGATCTTTTGCCCTAGGCCTTGTCGTAGGTATAAAAGACATATTTTCTAGAGTTTATATAAGAAAGGTGTCTCCAGCTATACACTATACTTGTTGTCTAGTTTGTCTAAATAATTTTACAGCTCTTATTTCCCACCAGCATTTAAAGATGAACTGTTATTTCTCAAAGGGTATGTGGTTTCCTTCTCTAGGTAAAATGGTTTCTTGGCATAAACTCTCCGATAAGGTTCAAAGAGATTAGAGTCGAGTAACTCTCATTAGAAGAGGTAACTATTGTATATATTGCTTGATAATTGCCTTAGGAACACAAAACTTGGGCAGTTTTATTTGGCCATATGGAATGATCTTATTATCAAAATGGTATCCACAAAATTGAAATACCAACTGAAATTTTCAACTTAGGgcaatttgcattttcaaatattaCAGCTGCTAGAAACTATATGGAAGAATAACTATGCTTTATTAATCTTTTACATCTTACTGAGGGTGAGTGTAATACTTTTTTACCTTCTGGTATGGgattttataaaagtattatGATCAGGATCAAAatgtgggaaggaggaaaatgaaaggaagagaattttcaaatactctataatttctatttaaatttccaTAGTTTTGTTATGATTCCTCAGTGCTATTTCATAAATCCAGGACATCATGAAACAGTCTTTCCAGTATAAATATACTAATCTGCTAATGCTTTCTCCTTAAAAGGGAATCAAATATGTTGTGATAAAATAACTCCTATCCTCAAAATGACTGAGGTTTTACAAAATGTCCATATCAGATAGAACTATTAAAACTCCCAATTTAGGGGCATTTAGGTGGCTCAATTACTTAAgggtccacctcttgatttcagctcagatcatgatctcatggtttcatgagttctagTACCACTGCAGTCATTGCACAAAGTCTTCTTccagattctccctctttccttctgcccctcaccagctcatgctctgtctctctcaaaataaataaactttaaaaaattttaaactcccAATTTAGAGAACTTTCCCACATTATGTTAAAGCTTGCTTACCtctactttcttcctttatttctaccTTCCCATTTTCCTCAAATAGTTACTATTTATTATCTAAGCCTGAATATGGAAAAGAAGCAGCAAAAAAGGTTATATTGCCCTCACTGAGTTTATAGGTGCAGGAGAGGATTTGGATGCTCCTCAAATGATATATCATCATATCTAAGTACAAAATGCGCccaaaaggaaaagcagagtgAGCCCTGACAGCCTGGGATGAGGCCATGAACTAGACTGAAGAATGGATAGGGACAACTTTATCAGGAAAGAGACTTAATATAGTGACTGTGGCACATGGGGCTTGGCATGTGCAAAGACTCTGAAGCAGGGAAGAATCTGAACTATTTAAGGAACAAAAGTAAGGCCTATATGACTATGAGTGATGGGGTGGGTGGCATAAAGTgaatgtagtgtgtgtgtgaggggtgcCTAGTATATTGTGCCGGGCTCATTTTACCAAATTAGGGATTCTCCTCTTTTGCTCAAGACCATTAAAGAGCTTTACACAGGTTTTATCAATCGTGTTATATGTAATATGGTCCACAGACTGGAAAGGACAAAAAATGGACACAGAGAGGTCAGGAAGGAAGGCTTTGGAAgactgaagaaaagaaataaggaggGCTTGAACATACTTTCAATATCTGTTACTTTATAAACATCTTTGTATCTGTTTCTACTGTGACATGCCTCAAATCTATCATAATTCTGGGAAAAACGAGTCTGTGAAGTAAAAGGAATAGAGCCAAACAGAGTTCATGTGCCACACACAGTCACTCACACTTGTCTAGGTCATGCTTTGGGTTTTCAAAACCCTAGAACTCTCTGACCAACAGAAGTTGTGTTGTTTTCAGGGCCTGCTTGCATAATCCTTTTTCCTTCATCCAAAAGGTGACCGACCAATCATGGTTTTCTGGAATTGTACCAATTTTAGCATTGAAGTTCTATATCCTCCAAAACCCTTAGTCCCAGCCAAAGTGGAGATGTTGGTCACCCTACCACACTTATATGTGGGGCCCCTCACAGT
This window harbors:
- the RPL10L gene encoding 60S ribosomal protein L10-like; its protein translation is MGRRPARCYRYCKNKPYPKSHFCRGVPDAKIRIFDLGRKKAKVDEFPLCGHMVSDEYEQLSSEALEAARICANKYMVKSCGKDGFHIRVRLHPFHVIRINKMLSCAGADRLQTGMRGAFGKPQGTVARVHIGQVIMSIRTKLQNKEHVIEALRRAKFKFPGRQKIHISKKWGFTKFNANEFEDKVAKKRLIQDGCGVKYVPNRGPLDRWRALHS